Proteins encoded within one genomic window of Triticum aestivum cultivar Chinese Spring chromosome 2D, IWGSC CS RefSeq v2.1, whole genome shotgun sequence:
- the LOC123049364 gene encoding protein LITTLE ZIPPER 4, producing the protein MDRLNAKLYMQNCYILKENERLRKKAQLLNQENQALLTELKQRLAKTAAGKPTGNSNGNAARAPLPDLNAVPPAHAVHDKAAPKSKKTVAN; encoded by the coding sequence ATGGACAGGCTCAACGCCAAGCTGTACATGCAGAACTGCTACATCCTCAAGGAGAACGAACGGCTGCGCAAGAAGGCCCAGCTGCTGAACCAGGAGAACCAGGCCCTGCTCACCGAGCTCAAGCAGCGCCTCGCCAAGACCGCGGCCGGCAAGCCCACCGGCAACAGCAACGGCAACGCCGCCCGTGCGCCCCTCCCCGACCTCAATGCTGTTCCACCGGCACACGCCGTCCATGACAAGGCGGCGCCCAAGTCCAAGAAGACTGTCGCAAACTGA